In a genomic window of Taylorella equigenitalis ATCC 35865:
- a CDS encoding RHS repeat-associated core domain-containing protein, which yields MLGRLSKLINENNDKYLFEYDPLSRLVYERGFDGKEKRYQVNKLTGRLDSVTFVDQTLSFQYDIMGRMTKTSSADEVREYDYDLNGRLTLAKNPTSENQFELDALGNVLREIHSYDIFDHHVTKLWRFEYDELSNLIKTVRPDGKEVDYLRYGSGHLHGMLLDKERIVDYERDDNHREVKRHWAQDMLQTTAYDAAGRLANQHTQSGKYVKKSILNRDYQYDGANQLINIKDSRKGELSYRYDPIGRLINAKGPLGEETFSFDPAHNILSKEHSALSTYQHQVENTLPSGLSKVMGNLLRHISGSHFDYDQRGNLIKKESAKGIQTFDWDGFNQMKSSTFRGIGLSAGSRLDTQYRYDVFGRRIGKRVVDVRTKEVLEQTLYDWDGLTIASEDRIGEQLAVQAQIRKEAHSEIRKLRSEVQYLYEDGEFVPLVQYTNTAAVGFGYGVAGGGSKGVAPAIYHYVNDQIGTPQILMNAEQEVVWEAQAKAWGDTIISAPVSDDGVINNHRFQGQYFDAESELHYNTFRYYDPEIGRYISLDPIGLLGGLNNYQYAPNPVEWVDPLGWKFSNGKRRPPHKATVTVTDKNGVVKHKSNLVSGNMTEAEKKLGFPNNSLATHTENRATRLIDLNQGDTMLIEGQYRPCPRCKGAMRVKAEESGAKVIYTWPEDGDLKKREWEGTPCDKK from the coding sequence GTGCTTGGTAGGTTATCTAAGCTTATCAATGAAAACAATGACAAATACCTCTTTGAGTATGATCCGCTTAGTAGGCTGGTTTATGAAAGAGGGTTTGACGGTAAAGAGAAGCGTTATCAGGTCAACAAGTTAACAGGACGTTTAGATAGTGTTACGTTTGTAGATCAGACCTTAAGCTTCCAGTACGACATTATGGGTCGTATGACTAAGACATCTAGTGCAGATGAAGTTCGTGAGTATGACTATGACTTAAATGGGCGACTCACCTTAGCGAAAAACCCAACATCAGAGAATCAGTTTGAGCTTGATGCATTAGGTAATGTGTTAAGAGAGATTCACTCATACGACATCTTTGATCATCATGTCACCAAGCTATGGAGATTTGAATACGATGAGCTATCTAACCTAATCAAAACAGTAAGGCCAGATGGAAAAGAGGTTGACTACTTAAGATATGGTTCAGGTCATCTTCATGGGATGTTGCTTGATAAAGAGCGAATCGTTGACTATGAACGAGATGACAATCACCGTGAAGTAAAACGCCATTGGGCTCAGGACATGCTTCAGACCACAGCCTATGATGCAGCAGGTCGTCTAGCTAATCAACACACACAAAGTGGCAAATACGTTAAGAAAAGCATACTCAATCGAGACTATCAGTATGATGGAGCCAATCAGTTAATCAACATTAAAGATAGTCGCAAAGGTGAGCTTAGCTATCGTTATGACCCGATAGGAAGACTAATCAATGCTAAGGGACCATTGGGAGAGGAGACCTTTAGCTTTGACCCAGCACACAATATCTTAAGTAAAGAGCATAGTGCTTTAAGCACATATCAACATCAAGTAGAGAACACACTACCTAGTGGTTTATCTAAAGTGATGGGCAATTTGCTAAGGCACATCTCAGGCTCACACTTTGATTATGACCAAAGAGGCAATTTAATCAAAAAAGAGAGTGCTAAGGGAATACAGACATTTGATTGGGATGGATTCAATCAGATGAAGTCTTCTACATTTAGAGGTATTGGTCTGTCAGCAGGAAGTAGGCTTGATACCCAGTACCGCTATGATGTGTTTGGCAGGAGGATAGGTAAGAGAGTAGTAGATGTAAGGACTAAAGAGGTATTAGAGCAGACGCTTTATGATTGGGATGGTTTAACAATTGCCTCTGAGGATAGGATTGGGGAGCAGTTAGCAGTTCAGGCTCAGATAAGAAAAGAAGCACACTCAGAGATAAGAAAGCTAAGATCAGAAGTTCAGTACTTGTATGAGGATGGAGAGTTTGTACCACTTGTGCAGTATACGAATACTGCTGCTGTAGGGTTTGGTTATGGTGTTGCAGGAGGCGGTTCGAAGGGTGTTGCTCCAGCCATCTATCACTATGTGAATGATCAAATAGGCACTCCACAGATCCTGATGAATGCAGAACAAGAGGTGGTGTGGGAGGCACAAGCAAAGGCATGGGGAGATACGATAATCTCAGCTCCTGTGTCTGATGATGGTGTAATAAACAATCATAGATTCCAAGGTCAGTACTTTGATGCAGAAAGTGAGCTTCACTACAATACCTTCCGCTACTATGACCCTGAGATTGGTAGATATATATCCTTAGACCCGATAGGATTGTTGGGTGGGTTGAATAACTATCAATATGCTCCTAACCCTGTGGAGTGGGTGGATCCATTAGGGTGGAAGTTCAGTAATGGTAAACGTAGACCCCCACATAAAGCAACTGTAACTGTGACTGATAAAAATGGTGTTGTCAAACATAAATCTAATCTTGTAAGTGGTAATATGACGGAGGCTGAAAAAAAATTAGGTTTTCCTAATAATTCATTGGCTACACATACAGAAAACAGAGCCACTAGACTTATAGATCTTAATCAAGGAGATACGATGTTGATTGAGGGACAATATCGCCCTTGTCCAAGATGTAAAGGGGCCATGAGAGTTAAAGCTGAAGAATCTGGTGCAAAAGTTATCTACACATGGCCAGAAGATGGAGACTTGAAAAAAAGAGAATGGGAAGGAACTCCTTGTGACAAAAAGTAA